From the genome of Triticum aestivum cultivar Chinese Spring chromosome 3B, IWGSC CS RefSeq v2.1, whole genome shotgun sequence, one region includes:
- the LOC123064333 gene encoding uncharacterized protein isoform X1, translated as MLMEQTVQGGDGLRRQARTAPLAHCLQIMSIALLSANIGQKRELKDARKSLIESAKDLQETNNILHFAYSTNQCRALPSDSRKSRKQGIILLSLKVLMDLPKLICSMNLCFA; from the exons ATGCTAATGGAGCAGACGGTGCAGGGCGGGGATGGCTTGAGGAGGCAAGCCCGGACAGCGCCGCTCGCGCATTGCCT GCAAATTATGAGCATTGCACTATTGTCTGCAAATATAGGACAGAAGAGGGAGCTAAAAGATGCTCGAAAGTCACTGATAGAG TCTGCTAAGGACCTGCAGGAAACAAACAATATATTGCATTTTGCCTACAG CACCAATCAATGCAGGGCTTTACCCAGCGATAGCCGAAAAAGTAGAAAACAAGGCATCATACTATTGTCATTGAAAGTTTTGATGGATTTGCCCAAGCTAATTTGTAGTATGAATTTGTGCTTCGCTTGA
- the LOC123064333 gene encoding uncharacterized protein isoform X2 — translation MLMEQTVQGGDGLRRQARTAPLAHCLQIMSIALLSANIGQKRELKDARKSLIESAKDLQETNNILHFAYRYYYSYNNFLFG, via the exons ATGCTAATGGAGCAGACGGTGCAGGGCGGGGATGGCTTGAGGAGGCAAGCCCGGACAGCGCCGCTCGCGCATTGCCT GCAAATTATGAGCATTGCACTATTGTCTGCAAATATAGGACAGAAGAGGGAGCTAAAAGATGCTCGAAAGTCACTGATAGAG TCTGCTAAGGACCTGCAGGAAACAAACAATATATTGCATTTTGCCTACAG GTATTACTACAGTTATAATAACTTTCTGTTTGGTTAA